The following are encoded in a window of Roseimaritima ulvae genomic DNA:
- a CDS encoding NTP transferase domain-containing protein yields MPIDIPPPRPNASTPLDNLVGMVLAGGRSQRMGTDKAQLPHPSGTTFLGHAIEVLARVCQRVVVAGRAADAAGRSDDRVIWLVEPPPPQGPIAGLAATMQWAARCPTAEAVLAIPVDMPGLQAEHLETLLHAYQRSPGELISVSFDGAFAEPLLAIYPLRFADTLIARLHAGDRSLSRWLQQQTPTLVRLDADALPNINTPDQFHAWRSQAEFESTPTSTSTPEHAMTSPPLPTPSPESSSPESPDAAITHLAAALQTLDSAAVPISEASGRVLRQAIVADRDSPAADVSAMDGYAIRMADLQSSQPLLVSGESRPGHPPPQPREGAVLRVFTGGIVPAGFEAVIRREDTEEDEHSVRMLAAAKTAAAGLNIRRQGENSRRGSEVLPAGTLLNTAAVAAAANFGVTDPLVTRPVRVSVIVTGDELRSVDQAVEPWQLRDSNGYSLAAMFSGQPWIEHLATHDCRDTLTDLTERLRQAVAASDAVVLTGGVSMGDYDHVPAAVTACGGEILFHRLPLRPGKPILGAASGDGKLILGLPGNPVSATVCGRRFLMPLLGRLAGRSEQVCPRVTLVDPPAKQLPLWWMQLVHIDERGQARLVPSKGSGDLVALAASDGFIETPPAEQQAETPATGPWPFWSWQTV; encoded by the coding sequence ATGCCGATTGATATCCCCCCGCCCCGGCCGAACGCATCGACCCCATTGGACAATCTGGTGGGCATGGTGCTGGCCGGCGGCCGTTCGCAGCGGATGGGAACCGACAAGGCTCAGTTGCCCCACCCCAGCGGAACCACGTTCTTGGGGCACGCCATCGAAGTGTTGGCGAGGGTTTGTCAGCGAGTGGTGGTCGCCGGCCGCGCTGCGGATGCGGCCGGCCGCTCGGACGACCGCGTGATCTGGCTGGTCGAACCGCCGCCGCCGCAAGGGCCGATCGCCGGGTTGGCAGCCACCATGCAATGGGCCGCCCGCTGCCCGACCGCCGAGGCCGTGTTGGCGATCCCGGTCGACATGCCGGGCCTGCAAGCCGAACATCTGGAAACCCTGCTGCACGCCTATCAGCGGTCTCCCGGCGAATTGATCTCGGTCAGCTTCGACGGTGCGTTTGCCGAACCGCTGCTGGCGATCTACCCGCTGCGGTTCGCCGATACGTTGATCGCACGATTGCACGCGGGCGACCGCAGCCTGTCACGGTGGTTACAGCAACAAACGCCCACCCTGGTGCGGCTCGACGCCGATGCCTTGCCCAATATCAATACGCCCGACCAGTTCCACGCTTGGCGCTCCCAGGCGGAATTCGAATCCACACCAACATCAACATCGACGCCAGAACACGCCATGACTTCGCCGCCTCTCCCGACACCATCGCCTGAGTCCTCCTCGCCTGAGTCGCCCGATGCGGCCATCACTCATCTAGCCGCCGCGCTGCAGACGCTTGATAGCGCCGCGGTGCCGATCAGCGAGGCGTCCGGTCGAGTCCTGCGACAAGCGATTGTGGCCGACCGCGATAGCCCGGCGGCCGATGTATCGGCGATGGATGGTTACGCGATTCGGATGGCCGACCTGCAGTCCTCGCAGCCGCTGCTGGTCAGCGGGGAAAGCCGTCCCGGACATCCGCCGCCGCAACCTCGCGAGGGGGCGGTGCTGCGAGTGTTTACCGGCGGAATCGTGCCGGCGGGCTTCGAGGCCGTCATCCGTCGCGAAGATACCGAGGAAGACGAACACTCGGTGCGGATGCTCGCCGCGGCGAAAACGGCCGCCGCGGGATTGAACATTCGCCGCCAGGGAGAGAACAGTCGACGAGGCAGCGAAGTGCTGCCGGCCGGGACGCTGCTGAACACGGCCGCGGTGGCGGCGGCGGCTAACTTTGGCGTCACCGATCCGCTGGTCACCCGCCCGGTGCGGGTCAGCGTGATCGTAACCGGCGACGAGTTGCGGTCGGTGGATCAAGCGGTCGAGCCCTGGCAGCTGCGCGATTCCAACGGCTACTCGCTGGCCGCGATGTTCAGCGGCCAGCCCTGGATCGAGCACCTCGCCACGCACGACTGTCGCGACACGTTAACCGATTTAACGGAGCGGCTGCGGCAAGCCGTGGCTGCGTCCGATGCGGTGGTGTTGACCGGTGGGGTATCGATGGGCGATTACGATCACGTGCCGGCCGCGGTCACTGCATGCGGCGGCGAAATCCTTTTCCATCGACTGCCGCTGCGGCCGGGCAAGCCGATTTTGGGAGCCGCCAGCGGGGACGGAAAACTGATCCTGGGACTGCCCGGCAACCCGGTCAGTGCGACAGTTTGTGGCCGGCGGTTTTTGATGCCCTTGCTGGGCCGGCTGGCGGGACGCAGCGAACAAGTCTGCCCGCGGGTGACGTTGGTCGATCCGCCGGCAAAGCAGCTGCCGCTGTGGTGGATGCAGTTGGTCCACATCGACGAACGCGGTCAAGCTCGGTTGGTGCCCAGCAAAGGTTCAGGAGATTTGGTGGCGTTGGCCGCCAGCGACGGCTTTATTGAAACGCCGCCAGCGGAACAGCAGGCCGAGACACCCGCCACAGGTCCCTGGCCGTTTTGGTCCTGGCAGACCGTCTAG
- a CDS encoding carboxymuconolactone decarboxylase family protein, whose product MIPKRYQRMHDRYPEFMQAYEAMGHAARRAGPLSDREVALVKLAISLGAGLEGAAHSHCRKAREAGCTADDLRHVAMLSAPTIGFPTMMRGLSWVEDVVNKTEGDAD is encoded by the coding sequence ATGATCCCTAAACGTTATCAGCGGATGCATGACCGCTATCCCGAGTTCATGCAGGCCTACGAAGCGATGGGCCATGCGGCCCGACGGGCGGGGCCGTTAAGCGACCGCGAGGTCGCGCTGGTCAAGCTGGCGATCTCGTTGGGCGCGGGGCTCGAAGGCGCCGCCCATTCGCATTGTCGCAAGGCCCGCGAAGCCGGTTGCACGGCCGATGACCTGCGACACGTGGCCATGCTGTCGGCGCCCACGATCGGCTTTCCCACCATGATGCGGGGACTTTCCTGGGTGGAGGACGTGGTCAACAAGACGGAAGGCGATGCCGATTGA
- a CDS encoding peptide MFS transporter, giving the protein MSTPSSSPDTAASEQLILHHQPGLFVLFFTEMWERFSYYGMRALLVLFLTASLFEEGWGWGRAEALQLYAFYTGLVYVTPILGGFLADKLFGYRLAVILGALIMTLGHASMALETVSTFYIGLICLILGNGLFKPNISSIVGQLYDKEKHKRDAAYTIFYMGINAGAFLGILLCGYIGEKVGWRYGFGLAGVFMFLGMVQFYFAQNIFGDLGKRPQNAADRQAAEQAAVADGGEPPVEAHVERDRIIVIMVFAFFTIFFWWAFEQAGGSMTIFANDYTDRVLEGGQATAYKIANTLLTVMPLLVVTWVLAMLFRVTFSRYPLSNLCLGLSFVVIWGIAIWLIQNDFRTKSYQVSYTDITGIDQTTKIRSSDALQPGEKIELVYNKQVELYDPSDEAHKDHRVEDGMVRDAEGNRIGAHFKTVVAPIVEFQSPGLFWKTSRLTKLQYQTLDGSNLTHSLTLAEDSSLKEGDSVELLVTDDLVLPNHSEAETVEAQVEKLQDDEVVVPASWFGILNSFFIIVFAPFFSRFWEMNIIRSGPIKFALGLVLLGIGFAALAFGSLSIEAGAKVAQVSMVWLILAYLFHTLGELCLSPVGLSYVSKLAPARLVGLMFGVWFVATFIANLAAGLTGSFIDAIADTYSMSVFFLIFTLIPIGAGVVLVLLNGVLHRMMHGVD; this is encoded by the coding sequence ATGAGCACGCCATCCTCCTCGCCCGACACGGCTGCTTCAGAGCAATTGATTTTGCATCACCAACCGGGACTGTTTGTCCTGTTTTTCACGGAGATGTGGGAGCGATTTTCGTACTATGGGATGCGGGCTCTGTTGGTCCTGTTCCTGACCGCCAGCTTGTTCGAAGAAGGTTGGGGCTGGGGCCGCGCCGAAGCGCTTCAGCTGTACGCGTTTTACACCGGCTTGGTCTATGTCACCCCGATCTTGGGTGGTTTCCTAGCTGACAAATTGTTCGGCTATCGGTTGGCCGTGATCTTGGGGGCCCTGATCATGACCTTGGGCCACGCCAGCATGGCCCTGGAAACCGTCAGCACATTTTACATCGGGCTGATATGTCTGATCCTCGGCAACGGCCTGTTCAAACCTAACATCTCGTCGATCGTCGGCCAGTTATACGACAAGGAAAAACATAAACGCGACGCGGCCTATACGATCTTTTACATGGGCATCAATGCCGGAGCATTCCTGGGCATCCTGCTATGCGGCTACATCGGCGAAAAAGTGGGTTGGCGATACGGCTTTGGCTTGGCCGGTGTGTTCATGTTCTTGGGCATGGTGCAGTTCTACTTTGCTCAAAACATTTTTGGTGACCTGGGAAAACGACCGCAGAACGCCGCCGACCGCCAAGCCGCCGAACAGGCCGCCGTGGCGGACGGTGGCGAACCGCCGGTGGAAGCGCACGTCGAACGCGACCGCATCATCGTGATCATGGTCTTCGCCTTCTTCACGATCTTCTTCTGGTGGGCCTTCGAGCAGGCCGGCGGATCGATGACGATCTTTGCCAACGATTACACCGACCGGGTGCTGGAAGGCGGCCAAGCGACGGCCTACAAAATCGCCAATACGCTGCTGACCGTGATGCCGCTGTTGGTCGTCACCTGGGTGCTGGCCATGCTGTTCCGCGTCACCTTCTCACGCTACCCGCTATCCAATCTGTGCCTGGGTCTGAGTTTCGTCGTGATCTGGGGGATCGCCATCTGGCTGATCCAAAATGACTTCCGCACCAAGAGCTATCAGGTCAGCTACACCGACATCACCGGCATCGACCAAACCACCAAAATCCGCTCCAGCGATGCCCTCCAGCCCGGCGAAAAGATCGAGCTGGTCTACAACAAACAAGTCGAACTGTACGACCCCAGCGATGAGGCCCACAAAGACCATCGCGTCGAAGACGGCATGGTTCGCGACGCCGAGGGCAACCGCATCGGAGCCCACTTCAAGACCGTGGTCGCCCCGATCGTCGAATTCCAATCGCCCGGCCTGTTCTGGAAAACCAGCCGCCTCACCAAACTGCAGTACCAAACCCTGGACGGCTCCAACCTAACCCACTCCCTGACGCTTGCCGAAGACAGTTCCCTCAAAGAGGGCGATTCGGTGGAACTGCTGGTCACCGACGATTTGGTGTTGCCCAATCATTCCGAAGCCGAAACCGTCGAAGCCCAAGTCGAAAAACTGCAAGACGACGAGGTGGTAGTGCCGGCGTCCTGGTTCGGGATCCTCAACTCGTTCTTCATCATCGTGTTCGCGCCCTTCTTTTCCCGCTTCTGGGAAATGAACATCATCCGTTCGGGCCCCATCAAGTTTGCTCTGGGACTGGTCCTGTTGGGCATTGGCTTCGCGGCGCTGGCCTTCGGGTCGCTCAGCATCGAAGCCGGAGCCAAGGTGGCCCAAGTCAGCATGGTGTGGCTGATCCTGGCCTACCTGTTCCATACCCTGGGCGAATTGTGCCTGTCCCCGGTAGGACTGTCCTACGTCAGTAAACTGGCTCCCGCACGCTTGGTCGGCTTGATGTTTGGCGTCTGGTTTGTCGCCACCTTTATCGCCAATCTAGCGGCCGGATTGACCGGCAGTTTCATCGACGCCATCGCCGACACGTACTCCATGTCGGTGTTCTTCTTGATCTTTACCTTGATCCCGATCGGTGCCGGCGTGGTGCTGGTGCTGCTCAATGGCGTTCTGCACCGCATGATGCATGGCGTCGATTAA
- a CDS encoding SHOCT domain-containing protein, with amino-acid sequence MPNLTSAGQQLVQNLAQRHGVSEDAVMHMLVAVNNGNGSMAQFCHPEFGGSGQWMQGGMTMVSDLFNHQLKSLVNNLCSDIASQLANHQTSPFPSSFQSQSQGGGSMGSGQSSSLFEPDPATNWWPQDLGVPNAVGAQNNTRYAYFANSHRLAVTTGGDVWVYDTLDHNIGGFAQQQGSGGSITFTSQYGTVNLSTLPVVSRGGVPVTNEVAPAPPAAMPQSITSAPVPDASSNNNSQSNNPQPEPGTSAAGTAAEADVLDKLERLGALHDKGYVTDDEFAAKKAELLSRL; translated from the coding sequence GTGCCTAATCTAACTTCCGCTGGCCAACAACTCGTTCAGAATTTGGCGCAACGTCATGGCGTGTCCGAGGACGCGGTCATGCATATGCTGGTTGCCGTTAACAATGGCAATGGCTCGATGGCTCAGTTCTGCCATCCCGAATTCGGTGGTTCCGGGCAATGGATGCAGGGCGGGATGACGATGGTCAGCGATTTGTTCAACCACCAGCTCAAGTCGCTGGTCAACAATCTGTGTAGTGATATCGCTTCGCAATTGGCGAATCACCAGACCAGCCCTTTCCCGAGTTCGTTTCAATCGCAAAGCCAAGGTGGGGGCAGCATGGGGTCGGGGCAGTCGTCCAGTTTGTTCGAGCCCGATCCGGCGACGAATTGGTGGCCACAGGATTTGGGGGTTCCTAACGCGGTGGGGGCACAGAACAACACACGTTACGCCTACTTTGCCAATAGCCATCGCCTGGCGGTGACGACCGGCGGCGATGTGTGGGTGTACGACACCCTGGACCACAACATCGGCGGCTTTGCCCAGCAGCAGGGCAGTGGCGGATCGATCACGTTTACCAGCCAGTACGGCACGGTCAATCTCTCCACGCTGCCGGTGGTGTCCCGCGGCGGCGTGCCGGTGACGAACGAAGTTGCCCCCGCCCCGCCCGCCGCCATGCCGCAGTCGATCACGTCTGCTCCGGTCCCCGACGCCTCCTCAAACAACAATTCGCAATCCAACAACCCGCAGCCTGAGCCGGGAACTTCGGCCGCAGGAACCGCGGCCGAAGCGGATGTGCTGGACAAACTCGAGCGACTCGGTGCCTTGCACGACAAGGGGTATGTGACGGACGACGAGTTTGCTGCTAAGAAAGCCGAGCTGCTCAGCCGGCTCTAG
- a CDS encoding alpha/beta hydrolase, with protein sequence MKPLLSLCFLLLASPGFADDAATDKRIPLWDGPAPTGDGKTDPANAWITVHQPEQTNGTAIVICPGGGYGGLVMGGEGHKIAAWLNQHGITGVVLEYRLPAGRHAVPLLDAQRAIRTVRARADQWKLNPDRIGIMGFSAGGHLASTAATHFDAGTTDAPNPIERVSCRPDFAILVYPVVTMGQHTHQGSKRNLLGQDPSPELVELYSNERQVSDNTPPVFIAHALDDKPVPIANSRQLYAALQQHDIPSKLLELPSGGHGLNGYKGPMWDAWQEQSLTWLAER encoded by the coding sequence ATGAAACCGCTGCTCAGCCTCTGCTTCTTGCTGCTTGCCTCCCCTGGTTTTGCCGACGATGCGGCGACCGACAAACGGATTCCGCTGTGGGACGGACCGGCTCCGACCGGGGATGGCAAAACGGATCCGGCCAATGCTTGGATCACCGTGCACCAGCCCGAGCAAACCAACGGCACGGCGATCGTGATCTGTCCCGGCGGTGGCTACGGCGGCCTGGTAATGGGGGGCGAAGGCCACAAGATCGCCGCTTGGCTGAATCAGCACGGCATTACTGGTGTGGTGCTCGAGTACCGCCTGCCCGCCGGTCGACACGCCGTGCCCCTGCTCGATGCCCAGCGGGCCATCCGTACCGTACGAGCTCGAGCCGACCAGTGGAAACTGAACCCGGACCGCATCGGCATCATGGGATTCTCCGCCGGCGGACACCTGGCTTCCACCGCCGCCACTCACTTCGACGCCGGCACTACTGACGCACCCAACCCCATCGAGCGCGTCAGCTGCCGGCCCGATTTTGCCATCCTGGTATACCCGGTCGTGACCATGGGCCAGCACACTCATCAAGGCTCCAAACGCAACTTGCTGGGGCAAGATCCCTCACCGGAATTGGTCGAGCTGTATTCGAACGAACGCCAGGTCAGCGACAACACGCCACCCGTGTTCATCGCCCACGCCCTGGACGACAAACCGGTTCCGATCGCCAACAGCCGCCAGCTGTACGCGGCCCTACAACAACACGACATCCCATCAAAGCTGCTCGAACTACCCTCCGGCGGCCACGGCTTAAACGGCTACAAAGGCCCGATGTGGGACGCCTGGCAAGAACAATCGTTGACTTGGCTAGCCGAGCGGTAA
- a CDS encoding GNAT family N-acetyltransferase codes for MSVPEIRAMQIGDAEPVRSLNQANVAVTSPMDAARFEQLLRISQLSWVVEHEGRVVAFLIGMTDGADYDNGNYRWFAERLKRFVYIDRVVVSDACRGQGIGRLLYAELFGWAEQTGQLAVCAEIDIEPPNEGSLRFHHHAGFVQVGTRELESGKRVSMQLRDPTNKLPS; via the coding sequence ATGTCCGTTCCCGAAATACGTGCCATGCAAATCGGCGACGCCGAGCCCGTGCGGTCGTTGAACCAAGCCAACGTGGCCGTCACCAGCCCCATGGACGCGGCACGCTTTGAGCAGCTGTTGCGGATTTCTCAACTGAGCTGGGTCGTTGAGCACGAAGGTCGAGTGGTGGCTTTTCTGATCGGCATGACCGATGGGGCCGACTACGATAATGGAAACTATCGCTGGTTCGCCGAGCGGCTGAAACGCTTTGTTTATATCGATCGAGTCGTTGTGTCGGATGCCTGTCGGGGGCAGGGCATCGGCCGCTTGTTGTACGCGGAACTGTTCGGCTGGGCTGAGCAGACGGGGCAACTAGCGGTGTGTGCGGAGATTGATATCGAGCCGCCAAACGAAGGCTCGCTGCGGTTTCATCACCATGCCGGGTTCGTGCAGGTGGGCACGCGGGAGCTGGAAAGTGGCAAACGCGTCTCGATGCAGCTAAGGGACCCCACAAATAAGTTACCGTCTTAG
- a CDS encoding GGDEF domain-containing protein has translation MITGNVVLFAAGLTLAALLLALGAAVGFRMAAKRRPLDGGIDRQRLLHLLQELGTWTSEYSGNVSRYQDQLGAISKSVSADPKASSPKVMELLEQIMRSNQDLKKRLDAAEMQLDKQTRQIESYLSEARTDALTGLANRRAFDQQLEEMFAAYRKGGGRSFVIALVDIDHFKRINDQFGHQAGDEVLRQVANAIAQQMEGSYLVARFGGEEFAAIMPTPLRLAAERADKMRKAIAEEALHADGEAIAVSVSVGLSELRDDPTSGPPIRRADEALYAAKNMGRNRVYYHDGKAPTLLGAPEIAVSRD, from the coding sequence GTGATTACTGGCAACGTTGTCCTGTTTGCGGCCGGCTTGACGCTGGCGGCCTTGCTGTTAGCGCTCGGCGCTGCGGTGGGGTTTCGCATGGCTGCCAAGCGGCGGCCCCTCGACGGCGGCATCGATCGGCAACGTTTGCTGCATTTGCTGCAGGAATTGGGGACCTGGACCAGCGAGTATTCGGGCAACGTGTCTCGTTATCAGGACCAGTTGGGAGCGATCTCGAAATCCGTTAGCGCCGATCCCAAAGCCAGTAGTCCCAAGGTCATGGAACTGCTCGAGCAGATCATGCGCAGCAACCAGGACTTGAAAAAACGCTTGGATGCCGCCGAGATGCAGCTGGACAAGCAGACCAGGCAGATCGAAAGCTATCTTTCCGAAGCTCGCACCGATGCCTTGACGGGATTGGCCAATCGCCGCGCCTTTGATCAACAGCTGGAAGAAATGTTTGCGGCTTACCGCAAAGGTGGCGGCCGCTCTTTCGTGATCGCGTTGGTGGACATCGATCACTTCAAACGCATCAATGACCAATTTGGACACCAAGCCGGCGACGAGGTGTTGCGGCAGGTCGCCAATGCCATCGCGCAGCAGATGGAAGGCAGCTATCTGGTGGCGCGGTTTGGGGGCGAAGAGTTTGCCGCGATCATGCCCACTCCGCTGCGGTTGGCCGCCGAACGGGCCGACAAGATGCGAAAGGCGATTGCCGAAGAAGCCTTGCACGCCGATGGCGAAGCGATCGCGGTATCGGTCAGCGTGGGGTTGAGCGAGTTGCGTGACGATCCCACCAGCGGGCCTCCCATCCGCCGCGCCGATGAAGCCTTATACGCGGCCAAAAACATGGGCCGCAACCGCGTCTATTACCACGACGGCAAAGCCCCCACGTTGCTGGGCGCACCGGAGATCGCCGTCAGTAGAGATTAA
- the glgC gene encoding glucose-1-phosphate adenylyltransferase yields MQNTVTVILAGGRGSRLEPLTRDRAKPAVPFGGLYRIIDFALSNCLNSGMRKLLVLTQYKAQSLDRHISVAWRNYFCRELNEFIDVVPPQQRIADSWYQGTADAVYQNIYAIERERPEHVVVLAGDHIYKMNYKAMVDFHREQDADITVGALRASEEEAKQFGVMQINDQQQIIGFQEKPDQPQCIPGEPGVCLASMGIYVFKARFLFEQLCRDATLEDSRHDFGADLIPSAIDTHRVFAFPFRDENRDATGDVKREAYWRDVGTLDAYFEANMDLIHVDPQLNMYDQAWPIRGFQPNVPPPKFVFGSEIEGGGGGEPQRRGEALDSIVCQGVICSGGSVRRSIIGPEVRVNSFASVEDSILFEGVNIGRHAKIRRAIIDKGVHIPQGMQIGYDLELDRQRGFVISPGGVVVIARGERVDHDPVESASQPTPVG; encoded by the coding sequence ATGCAGAATACCGTAACGGTGATATTGGCGGGCGGACGGGGCTCCCGCTTGGAACCACTCACCAGAGACCGGGCAAAACCGGCCGTCCCCTTTGGCGGACTGTATCGCATCATCGACTTTGCGCTCAGCAATTGTCTGAACAGCGGGATGCGAAAGCTGCTGGTCCTGACGCAGTACAAAGCCCAAAGTCTGGACCGTCATATCAGTGTCGCTTGGCGGAACTACTTTTGCCGCGAGCTGAATGAGTTCATCGACGTCGTTCCGCCTCAGCAGCGGATCGCCGATTCCTGGTATCAAGGTACCGCCGATGCGGTCTACCAAAATATCTATGCCATCGAACGCGAACGACCCGAACACGTGGTCGTCCTGGCCGGTGACCATATTTATAAGATGAACTACAAGGCGATGGTCGATTTCCATCGCGAACAGGACGCCGATATCACTGTCGGGGCGCTGCGGGCGAGCGAGGAAGAAGCCAAACAGTTTGGCGTCATGCAGATCAATGATCAGCAGCAAATCATCGGCTTCCAAGAAAAACCGGATCAGCCGCAATGCATCCCCGGCGAACCCGGTGTGTGTTTGGCATCGATGGGCATCTACGTCTTTAAGGCTCGCTTTCTGTTTGAACAGCTGTGTCGTGACGCCACTTTAGAAGACAGCCGACACGATTTCGGAGCGGACTTGATCCCGTCGGCGATCGATACCCATCGCGTGTTCGCATTTCCTTTCCGTGATGAAAATCGCGATGCTACCGGTGACGTCAAACGCGAGGCGTATTGGCGCGACGTGGGGACGCTGGACGCTTACTTCGAAGCCAATATGGATCTGATCCACGTCGATCCGCAGCTGAATATGTACGACCAAGCGTGGCCGATCCGCGGTTTTCAGCCCAACGTGCCGCCACCCAAGTTTGTGTTCGGCAGCGAAATCGAAGGCGGCGGGGGCGGCGAACCACAACGCCGTGGCGAAGCCCTGGATTCGATTGTCTGCCAGGGCGTGATCTGCAGTGGCGGCAGCGTGCGACGCAGCATCATCGGTCCGGAAGTCCGAGTGAATAGCTTCGCCAGCGTCGAAGACAGCATCCTGTTCGAAGGCGTCAACATCGGTCGGCATGCCAAGATTCGTCGAGCGATCATCGACAAAGGCGTGCACATCCCGCAGGGCATGCAGATCGGCTATGACCTGGAACTCGATCGGCAACGCGGGTTTGTGATCAGCCCCGGCGGTGTCGTGGTGATCGCTCGCGGCGAGCGGGTCGACCACGATCCGGTCGAGTCCGCTTCGCAGCCGACGCCGGTTGGTTGA
- the asnB gene encoding asparagine synthase (glutamine-hydrolyzing) encodes MCGITGAVWNRPESSIGAERLRAMTDAIRHRGPDDEGFFSEGIRRDPAGDVPGVALGFRRLSIIDLAGARQPLCNEDQTKWMVFNGEVYNYLTLRRRLEGAGHRFRTDGDGETILHLYEDLGPECFSHLNGMFAVAIWDATRRRLVLARDRLGQKPLYYAVHKDRLLFGSELKCLAQVPGVLETIDPAAVDEFLTYQYVPHPNTIWKGVHKLPPGHVAVFQDGKIKIESYWDFHPEREQPIAKADAVERLRELLGDSVRLRLQSDVPLGAFLSGGIDSSLMVALAQQQRSDPIRTFSIGFPNKDFDETHYAQAVADRLQTKHTRFEVTPDGVDIIDKLVWHYDEPFGDSSAIPTWYLSELTRREVTVALSGDGGDELFAGYERYRALWLSRKINQCFPIHKLPGIGLVQRLPDSSRRRSVIRRGKRFLEAINQSACRRYLNWLQIFPESLRAELYADDFVQQLPGEDPFEFLHAAWQRTPGRDVVTRASMADLLTYIPCDLMTKVDVASMAHGLEVRQPMLDYRVVEFAASLPVQLKFRGRRGKLLLRDAFGKQIPANIWTRPKMGFGVPISAWFRDELKPMVHDLLLDSNARSLRFFRPEVVRQLVTQHETNQQNHAYRLWNLLILEKWLRRWAAEQPNKL; translated from the coding sequence ATGTGCGGAATCACCGGAGCGGTTTGGAATCGGCCCGAATCATCGATCGGAGCGGAGCGGCTGCGCGCGATGACCGATGCGATTCGTCATCGCGGCCCGGATGACGAGGGATTTTTCAGCGAAGGCATTCGCCGCGATCCGGCGGGAGATGTGCCGGGCGTGGCGTTGGGGTTTCGGCGGTTGAGCATTATCGACCTGGCCGGGGCTCGCCAGCCGCTGTGCAACGAAGACCAAACCAAGTGGATGGTGTTCAATGGCGAGGTCTACAACTATTTGACGCTGCGGCGGCGGTTGGAAGGTGCCGGGCACCGGTTTCGTACCGACGGCGATGGCGAGACGATCCTGCATCTGTATGAAGACCTGGGCCCGGAATGTTTCTCGCATCTGAACGGAATGTTTGCGGTAGCCATCTGGGACGCCACGCGGCGGCGGCTGGTGTTGGCTCGTGACCGTTTGGGCCAGAAGCCACTGTACTACGCGGTTCACAAAGATCGCTTGTTGTTTGGCAGCGAGCTGAAATGTTTGGCTCAGGTGCCCGGTGTTCTGGAAACCATCGATCCGGCGGCGGTCGACGAATTCCTTACCTATCAGTACGTCCCCCATCCCAACACGATTTGGAAGGGCGTCCATAAACTGCCGCCTGGTCACGTGGCGGTGTTCCAGGATGGCAAGATCAAGATTGAATCGTACTGGGACTTTCATCCCGAGCGGGAGCAACCGATCGCCAAAGCGGATGCGGTCGAGCGACTCCGCGAGCTGTTGGGCGATTCGGTGCGGTTGCGACTGCAGTCCGACGTGCCGCTGGGCGCGTTCCTGTCCGGGGGCATCGATTCCTCCTTGATGGTGGCCCTGGCGCAGCAGCAACGCAGCGATCCGATTCGGACCTTTAGCATCGGGTTTCCCAATAAAGACTTCGACGAGACGCATTACGCGCAAGCCGTCGCCGATCGCTTGCAGACTAAACACACCCGTTTTGAAGTCACCCCCGATGGTGTCGACATTATCGACAAACTGGTGTGGCATTATGATGAGCCGTTTGGCGATTCCAGCGCGATTCCCACCTGGTACCTCTCGGAACTGACGCGGCGGGAAGTCACCGTGGCGCTATCGGGCGATGGTGGCGATGAATTGTTTGCGGGCTATGAGCGCTATCGGGCGTTGTGGCTGAGCCGCAAAATTAACCAATGTTTTCCGATCCACAAATTGCCTGGGATCGGGTTGGTCCAGCGGTTGCCTGATTCGTCGCGTCGCCGCAGCGTGATCCGCCGCGGCAAACGCTTTCTGGAAGCCATCAACCAGTCGGCTTGTCGGCGATACCTCAACTGGTTGCAGATCTTTCCCGAATCGTTGCGGGCGGAGTTGTATGCCGACGACTTTGTCCAGCAGTTGCCCGGCGAGGATCCGTTTGAATTCCTGCATGCGGCGTGGCAGCGAACGCCGGGCCGCGACGTGGTCACCCGGGCCTCGATGGCCGATCTGTTGACCTACATTCCTTGCGACCTGATGACCAAGGTGGACGTGGCGTCGATGGCTCATGGGTTAGAAGTTCGCCAGCCGATGTTGGATTATCGGGTGGTCGAATTTGCGGCATCGTTGCCCGTGCAGCTGAAGTTTCGTGGTCGCCGCGGCAAATTGTTGCTACGCGATGCGTTTGGCAAACAGATTCCCGCGAACATCTGGACGCGGCCCAAAATGGGCTTTGGCGTACCGATCTCCGCTTGGTTCCGTGACGAGCTGAAACCGATGGTGCATGATTTACTGCTTGATTCCAATGCGCGGAGTCTACGGTTTTTCCGCCCTGAGGTGGTCCGTCAACTGGTGACCCAGCATGAGACCAATCAGCAAAACCATGCCTATCGCTTATGGAATTTGCTGATCTTGGAAAAATGGTTGCGGCGCTGGGCGGCTGAACAGCCGAACAAGCTGTAA